Within Aliivibrio fischeri, the genomic segment TACGCCAGCATCACGCATCGCAGCTTCCATCGCTAACGCACCACCAGAACCATCTGGCGTTGGCGAAGTCATATGGTAAGCATCACCACTCATACCAAAACCTACAAGTTCACAGTAGATCTTAGCACCACGAGCTTTAGCGTGTTCATACTCTTCAAGAACCATCATGCCAGCACCATCACCTAGAACAAAACCATCACGGTTTTTGTCCCAAGGACGAGATGCGCCTTGAGGGTTTTCATTATTTGTAGATAGTGCTTTTGCTGCACCAAAACCACCCATACCTAGCTCTGTAGATGCTTTCTCAGCACCACCAGCTAGCATTGCATCAGCATCACCATAAGCGATCATACGTGCAGCATGACCAATATTATGAAGACCTGTAGTACAAGCAGTTGAAATTGCGATATTTGGACCACGTAAACCACGAATAATCGACATATGACCTGCGATCATATTAACGATTGTAGAAGGCACGAAAAACGGGCTGATCTTACGAGGACCTTTTTCACTGAATGCTTTGTAGCCAGCTTCAATTAAGCCAAGGCCACCAATACCTGAACCAATTGCTGCACCGATACGGTGAGCATTTTCTTCAGTAACTTTAAAACCCGAGTCATCTAATGCCTGAATGCCAGCAGCTACGCCGTATTGGATAAATAAATCCATCTTACGAGCGTCTTTCTTAGACATGTACTCTTCAGCATTAAAGTCTTGAACTAGACCTGCAAAACGAGTAGTAAACTCAGTGGTGTCAAAGTGTTCGATATTAACGATACCGCTTTGGCCTGCTAACAGCGCTTTCCAAGATGCTTCAACAGTGTTACCCACCGGTGTTAGCATACCCATGCCTGTAACAACTACACGACGTTTGGACACGATATATTTCTCCGGAATTAATTGAAATTAGATAGGGATTTGTTGCGTATAAAAACTCAGGCGGTCAAGATGACCGCCTGGAGGGTATTTCTTACTGTGCGCTAGTTACGTAGTCGATAGCAGCTTGAACAGTAGTGATCTTCTCAGCTTCTTCATCTGGAATCTCAGTATCAAACTCTTCTTCTAGAGCCATTACTAGCTCAACTGTGTCTAGTGAGTCTGCACCTAGGTCATCAACAAATGATGCTTCGTTTTTAACTTCAGCTTCATCCACACCTAGTTGTTCAACGATGATTTTCTTTACGCGTTCTTCAAGATTACTCATTTTTTATTTTCCTAATTACAGATTCGCTGATTTGCGATACTTGCTGTATTTTATTCATTAATAAGAAAGTTGCAAGGCCAACATTGCTGGTCAAACCACGATTTTCGTGATTTTTAGTGCAATTTTGACTCAGAATTGACCTAAGTCACCCTTAAATCAATTCTATGAATTAAACCATGTACATGCCGCCATTTACGTGCAGTGTTTCGCCCGTAATGTATGCCGCTTCCGGAGAGGCCAAAAATACCACCGCTGATGCGATTTCTTTTGGATCACCTAGACGTCCAGCTGGTACCGCTGATAGTGTTGCAGCTCGTTGGTCATCATTCAAGGCTTTTGTCATATCTGTTTCAATAAAACCTGGTGCAACAGTATTTACTGTTACGCCACGTGAAGCAACTTCACGAGCCATAGACTTAGTAAAACCAATTACGCCTGCTTTTGCAGCTGCATAGTTAGTTTGACCAGCGTTACCCATTGTACCAACAACAGAACCAACGTTAATGATACGACCGTTACGCTTCTTCATCATGCCACGAAGAACCGCTTTTGATAAACGGAAAATAGACGTTAAGTTAGTATCCATGATATCTGTCCACTCATCGTCTTTCATACGCATAAGTAGGTTATCACGAGTAATACCCGCATTATTTACCAAGATATCAATCGCACCAAACTCATCGTTAATGCTTTTTAGTACAGACTCAATCGACTCTACATCAGTTACATTTAAAGCAAGACCTTTACCGTTCTCACCTAGGTATTCACTGATTGCTGCAGCGCCACCTTCAGACGTCGCTGTACCAATCACTGTTGCGCCACGAGATACAAGTAGTTCAGCGATTGAACGACCAATACCACGGCTTGCACCAGTAACTAAGGCAATTTTGCCTTCTAGATTCATCATTTTATTTTCCCTTTAATTACTTAGCAGCTTCAAGTGAAGCAGCATCATTTACCGCTGCTGCGCTAAGTGACTTAACGATGCGTTTCGTTAGACCAGTTAATACTTTACCTGGACCAACTTCGTATAACGTTTCAACGCCTTGTTCTGCCATTTTTTCAACAACTTCAGTCCAACGAACTGGGCCGTATAATTGACGAACTAGTGCATCTTTGATTTTTGCAGGATCAGTTTCTGCAATAACATCAACATTATTAATTACTGGTAATGTTGGTGTGTTGAATTCAATATTTTCTAATGCAACAGCCAATTTATCTGCTGCTGGTTTCATTAGTGCACAGTGTGAAGGTACTGATACAGGTAAAGGAAGAGCACGTTTTGCACCCGCTTCTTTACATAATACGCCTGCACGATCAACTGCATCTTTGTTACCAGCGATAACCACTTGGCCTGGAGAGTTAAAGTTTACAGGTGAAACTACTTCACCTTGTGCCGCTTCTTCACATGCTTTAGCAATTGATTCATTATCTAAACCAATAATTGCATACATTGCACCAACATCTGCAGGAACCGCTTCTTGCATTAATTGGCCACGCAATTCTACTAATTTAATCGCTTCTTTAAAGTCAATGACACCCGCACAAACAAGCGCTGAATATTCACCAAGGCTATGACCAGCTAATACTGATGGTTGAGCCAAACCTTGTTCTTGCCATACACGCCATAATGCAACAGATGTTGCTAACAATGCAGGCTGCGTACGGAAAGTTTGATTTAAATCTTCTGCTGGTCCATTTTGAACTAAAGACCATAAGTCATAACCTAATGCGTCAGATGCTTCTGCAAATGTTTGAGTTACCACTTCGTGTTGCTCACCTAATTCAGCAAGCATGCCAACAGCTTGAGAGCCTTGGCCTGGAAAAACGATAGCAAAATTGCTCATGAATATTATTTCCTTTAAATAAGCTTATTTAAGAGGGTTAACCACACATAGGGTTAACCTCTAAATTTAAAACTTAACCAGAGCCGAGCCCCAAGTAAACCCACCACCAAATGCTTCAAGTAGTAAAGTTTGACCTCGTTGAATTCGGCCATCACGTACTGCTTCATCTAACGCTGTAGGAACAGTCGCAGCTGAAGTGTTACCGTGGCGGTCTAGAGTTACAACAACTTGATCCATCGACATTGATAGTTTCTTTGCTGTCGCTTTAATAATTCGTAAGTTAGCTTGATGAGGAACCAACCAATCAAGTTCAGATTTATCCATCTGATTTTCTTGAAGTGTTTCTTTTACCAAGTTAGACAGTTGAGTTACTGCTACTTTAAATACTTCATTACCAGCCATATATAGCCACTTGTCTGCTTCTTCATTCTTACGAGAAGGAACAGGTAATGAAAGTAATTCACCAAACTTACCATCAGCATGTAAATGTGTTGAGATAATGCCAGGTTCTTCACTTTGCCCTAAGACAACAGCGCCTGCACCATCACCAAATAAAATGATAGTTGAGCGGTCTTCTGGATCACAAGTATGAGAAACAGCATCAGAACCAATAACAAGCACGTTCTTTGCCATGCCAGTTTTAATGTGTTGGTCTGCAACGCTTA encodes:
- the acpP gene encoding acyl carrier protein; this translates as MSNLEERVKKIIVEQLGVDEAEVKNEASFVDDLGADSLDTVELVMALEEEFDTEIPDEEAEKITTVQAAIDYVTSAQ
- the fabF gene encoding beta-ketoacyl-ACP synthase II, encoding MSKRRVVVTGMGMLTPVGNTVEASWKALLAGQSGIVNIEHFDTTEFTTRFAGLVQDFNAEEYMSKKDARKMDLFIQYGVAAGIQALDDSGFKVTEENAHRIGAAIGSGIGGLGLIEAGYKAFSEKGPRKISPFFVPSTIVNMIAGHMSIIRGLRGPNIAISTACTTGLHNIGHAARMIAYGDADAMLAGGAEKASTELGMGGFGAAKALSTNNENPQGASRPWDKNRDGFVLGDGAGMMVLEEYEHAKARGAKIYCELVGFGMSGDAYHMTSPTPDGSGGALAMEAAMRDAGVTGEQIGYVNAHGTSTPAGDVAEIKGIKRALGEAGSKQVLVSSTKSMTGHLLGAAGSVEAIITAMSLVDQIVPPTINLDDPEEGLDIDLVPHTARKVTDMEYAICNSFGFGGTNGSLIFKKM
- the fabD gene encoding ACP S-malonyltransferase encodes the protein MSNFAIVFPGQGSQAVGMLAELGEQHEVVTQTFAEASDALGYDLWSLVQNGPAEDLNQTFRTQPALLATSVALWRVWQEQGLAQPSVLAGHSLGEYSALVCAGVIDFKEAIKLVELRGQLMQEAVPADVGAMYAIIGLDNESIAKACEEAAQGEVVSPVNFNSPGQVVIAGNKDAVDRAGVLCKEAGAKRALPLPVSVPSHCALMKPAADKLAVALENIEFNTPTLPVINNVDVIAETDPAKIKDALVRQLYGPVRWTEVVEKMAEQGVETLYEVGPGKVLTGLTKRIVKSLSAAAVNDAASLEAAK
- a CDS encoding beta-ketoacyl-ACP synthase III — its product is MYSKILGTGSYLPAQIRSNADLEKMVDTSDEWILARTGISERRIAGEDESVATMAHLASVNAIEMAGIDKNDIDLIILATSTPTYSFPSAACEVQGLLGIQGCPAFDLSAACSGFVYALSVADQHIKTGMAKNVLVIGSDAVSHTCDPEDRSTIILFGDGAGAVVLGQSEEPGIISTHLHADGKFGELLSLPVPSRKNEEADKWLYMAGNEVFKVAVTQLSNLVKETLQENQMDKSELDWLVPHQANLRIIKATAKKLSMSMDQVVVTLDRHGNTSAATVPTALDEAVRDGRIQRGQTLLLEAFGGGFTWGSALVKF
- the fabG gene encoding 3-oxoacyl-ACP reductase FabG translates to MNLEGKIALVTGASRGIGRSIAELLVSRGATVIGTATSEGGAAAISEYLGENGKGLALNVTDVESIESVLKSINDEFGAIDILVNNAGITRDNLLMRMKDDEWTDIMDTNLTSIFRLSKAVLRGMMKKRNGRIINVGSVVGTMGNAGQTNYAAAKAGVIGFTKSMAREVASRGVTVNTVAPGFIETDMTKALNDDQRAATLSAVPAGRLGDPKEIASAVVFLASPEAAYITGETLHVNGGMYMV